In Rutidosis leptorrhynchoides isolate AG116_Rl617_1_P2 chromosome 2, CSIRO_AGI_Rlap_v1, whole genome shotgun sequence, one genomic interval encodes:
- the LOC139888526 gene encoding cytochrome P450 87A3-like, with the protein MWHVNLCVLALVVVSFTHWVYRWSNPKCSGKLPPGSMGWPLLGETLQFFATNRTWDTSPFIKERLKRYGSVFRTSFVGLRVIVSADLDLNNMVFQQEGQLFKSWYPESTRSLYGDQNVSTLHGDAHKHFKNMVLSLLGHTSLRNMLSEIQSVSTRTIQTWEVQESVEIKAAIEDMVFGLSAKKLISYDQENSPANLRENFDDFLDGLLSIPLAIPGTTFYKCLQGRKRVMAMLKNMLEKRRKTPNKVNTDYFDYVLEELKKNNTFTEAIALDMMFVLLFVSFETTSLALLVAIKLLTDNPRALKELTEEHENILKGRENKDADLTWEEYKSMTFTFQVINESVRMANVVPAIFRKAIKDIKFKEYTIPADWVVMVSPAAVHLDPDNYKDPLNFNPWRWEGMDYKGASKTFMAFGGGQRFCVGADFSRMQLAVFLHCLVTKYQWKPIKGGEPIRAPGLQFPGGFHVQFTSKATHNKDTKDKSPKQK; encoded by the exons ATGTGGCATGTTAATTTGTGTGTTTTAGCTCTAGTTGTGGTTAGTTTTACACATTGGGTTTACAGATGGAGTAACCCAAAATGCAGTGGCAAACTTCCTCCAGGTTCAATGGGTTGGCCGCTACTCGGAGAAACTCTACAGTTTTTCGCTACAAACCGGACTTGGGATACCTCTCCTTTCATTAAGGAAAGGCTGAAAAG ATATGGGTCAGTATTTCGAACCAGTTTTGTTGGGCTCCGAGTTATAGTCTCAGCGGATTTGGATCTTAATAATATGGTGTTCCAACAAGAGGGTCAATTGTTCAAGAGTTGGTACCCTGAAAGTAcaagaagtctatatggagatcagaATGTAAGTACTTTGCATGGGGACGCACATAAGCATTTCAAGAACATGGTGCTAAGTCTTCTTGGTCATACAAGTCTTAGAAATATGCTTTCTGAAATTCAAAGTGTATCAACCAGAACCATACAGACATGGGAGGTCCAAGAATCAGTGGAAATAAAAGCTGCAATTGAAGAT ATGGTATTTGGTCTCAGTGCAAAAAAGTTGATAAGCTATGATCAAGAAAATTCACCCGCGAATCTAAGAGAAAATTTCGATGACTTTCTTGATGGTCTACTTTCAATTCCACTCGCAATTCCCGGTACAACTTTCTACAAGTGTCTTCAG GGAAGAAAGAGGGTGATGGCAATGCTTAAGAACATGTTAGAGAAAAGAAGAAAGACGCCTAATAAAGTCAACACCGATTACTTTGACTATGTTCTTGAAGAACTAAAGAAAAACAATACATTTACAGAAGCAATAGCTCTAGACATGATGTTTGTGCTATTGTTTGTAAGTTTCGAAACAACTTCCTTGGCGTTATTAGTAGCTATTAAGCTTCTAACAGACAACCCTCGAGCATTGAAGGAACTAACG GAAGAACatgaaaatatcctaaaagggcGAGAAAATAAGGATGCTGATCTTACATGGGAAGAATATAAGTCGATGACATTCACATTTCAG GTTATAAATGAATCAGTAAGGATGGCTAATGTTGTTCCAGCAATATTCAGAAAAGCGATAAAAGATATAAAGTTCAAAG AGTACACAATTCCAGCTGATTGGGTTGTAATGGTTAGTCCTGCGGCCGTTCATTTGGACCCTGACAACTATAAGGATCCACTCAACTTTAATCCATGGCGATGGGAG GGTATGGATTACAAAGGTGCATCAAAGACTTTCATGGCTTTCGGAGGTGGCCAGAGGTTTTGCGTTGGCGCAGATTTTTCTAGGATGCAGCTTGCTGTCTTTCTCCATTGCTTAGTGACTAAATAtca GTGGAAGCCAATTAAAGGAGGGGAGCCTATACGAGCTCCGGGATTACAATTTCCAGGCGGCTTTCATGTTCAGTTCACAAGTAAAGCTACACATAATAAAGATACGAAGGATAAATCGCCCAAACAGAAATGA